The Polaribacter sp. Q13 sequence TTACAACTTCCCAATCATCACTATTTGCATCTTTTACAAACTTTCGTAGCGAATCCATTCTGTCTTCTTTACTCATCATTACCTGCTCAATTAAATATTGAGTTAATGGTAAATTGTGCCAAAATGCACCAAACATAGACGGAATATTATCGAACTGTATCGATTTAAACAAATCTAAATTAGAACCTTCTTTTAAAAACTTAGGACTAAAACCTGCAAAAGGACCAAACATTAATTGACGTTTACCATCAATAAAGCGGGTATCTAAATGTGGTGTAGACATTGGCGGATCTCCTATTCCTGCTTTGCTGTATACCTTTGCATTGTGTTGTTTTATAATTTCTTCATTAGTACAAACCAACCATTCTCCACTGACAGGAAAACCTCCATATCCTTCTTTTTCGTCTATTTCTACTTTCTGAAGCAACAATAAGCTTCCTCCTCCTGCTCCAATAAAAACATGTTCTGCTTCTAATTGATATTCCTCTTCCGTTTTTAAATTCCGCACTTCTACCGTCCAATCTAAGTCGGTATCTGGATCTATATCTAATACTTCCATATTACAGTGAACAGGTGTATCAAATTCATTTTTTAAAATAGCGAATAACTTTTCAGTTAAAGAACCATAATTCATTTCTGTTCCTCTACCCATTCTAGAAGCCGCCATTATTTCATCATCTCTTCTATTATTTGCAATTAAAGGAAACCACTCTTTCATAGTCTCAACTTCTTTTGTAAATTCAATAGAATCGAACATAAAATGCTTTTTCATCTCATTAAATCTGCTTTCTAAATAATCGGCATTTTCTTTACCCAAAACCCAACTATGATGTTTTACGGATGTGATAAAATCTTCAGGATTTTCTAAAAAACCTTGATTGGTTAAATAAGACCAAAACTGTTTAGACATTTCGTATTGCGTACAAATATCAATGGCTTTTTTAATAGAAACTTTTCCGTTTTTATTCTCCGGACAGTAATTTAATTCACACAAAGCTGAATGACCCGTACCCGCATTATTCCATGCGGCAGAACTTTCTTGCGCTACTTTGTCTAATCGTTCTAAAATTAGAATATTCATTTCTGGTTTTAGAAGTTTTGTGATCAACGCTAACGTTGCACTCATAATTCCACCACCAACACATATTAAATCGTATTCTTTTTTTAATTTCATATATATTTAGTCCTCGACTACGCTA is a genomic window containing:
- the mqo gene encoding malate dehydrogenase (quinone), with amino-acid sequence MKLKKEYDLICVGGGIMSATLALITKLLKPEMNILILERLDKVAQESSAAWNNAGTGHSALCELNYCPENKNGKVSIKKAIDICTQYEMSKQFWSYLTNQGFLENPEDFITSVKHHSWVLGKENADYLESRFNEMKKHFMFDSIEFTKEVETMKEWFPLIANNRRDDEIMAASRMGRGTEMNYGSLTEKLFAILKNEFDTPVHCNMEVLDIDPDTDLDWTVEVRNLKTEEEYQLEAEHVFIGAGGGSLLLLQKVEIDEKEGYGGFPVSGEWLVCTNEEIIKQHNAKVYSKAGIGDPPMSTPHLDTRFIDGKRQLMFGPFAGFSPKFLKEGSNLDLFKSIQFDNIPSMFGAFWHNLPLTQYLIEQVMMSKEDRMDSLRKFVKDANSDDWEVVKAGQRVQIIKKDEFEGGKLQFGTEVISSKDGSITCLLGASPGASTATSIMLEVIEKAFPELVNSSEGKEKLKQMVPFYKTEITKELFEEELEKSKVTLKL